CGGACCCGGATCGACGCCCAGCGTTCTTCTCCGAGATCAGCGAGCGCCGCCGCTCCTGACTCGAACCGGCGGCCTCTTCGCCGGCGGGGGCCTCCCGTGTCTAACGAAGGAGACCGTGGCGGTCTCCATATGGTGTGCGATATGGTGTGAGATTCGACCTCTCGGGTGCCCCGAGGCCGCCCCGTGCTGTAGCTTGTCTGCGACGAACGCGGTTCTTCAACAAGGCGTAACTCTGCGGTGTCTTTAGAGCGATCCGACATACCGACTGACGGTGATCTGGTCCACCGAGCCAGACGGGGCGATGAATTCGCCTTCGGCCAGCTCGTGGAGCGGTATCAAAGGGCCTCCTACGCGGTTGCGCTATCCGTCACTGGTCGGCATGAGGACGCCGAGGACGCAGCGCAGGAGTCCTTTCTAGTAGCGCTACAGCGGCTAGACGAGTGTAGGAGCCCGGAGCGATTTGCGGGGTGGCTGATGACCATCGTGCGAAACCGGTCTCGCAACCTCGTCAGACGGGAGTCGTTGAGGCATACGGATCAGGTTCCTCCGGGGACCCGGTCGCTGGTGCCGATGCCGGACCGTGTCGCTGAGACCTCGGAGTTGCGAGGGATGTTGAAGGAGGCGCTTGCCGCGCTTCCCGAAATACAACGGCAGATCGTGTTGCTGCACGATCTGGAGGGTTGGAAACACCGCGAGATCGCGGATCGGTTGGAGTTGCCGTCCGGCACGGTTCGGTCGCACCTCCACTTCGCGAGGAAGGCGTTGCGGGTGTCGCTTGGTAGGACGCCAGCGGGGCCCGACTTGCAGAGGAAAGCTCTATGAGGGACAAGTTGCAGGACGAGTCGGACTACTTCGGCGAGCTCGGTCAGGACGAGGAGCTGGCTCAAACGCTGGGTCTTCTCGATCCGGCGCAGCAAGATCCGAACTACTGGTTCCGCTTCCGTTCGTGGGTTTTGAGCAACGCGATGGCCGAGTTGGCGCGACGCCGCCTCATGCATGAACTGACCGTGGCAGACGTGATGAGCTCTTGGGCGCGGGCAGTGGTCTCCACCGCGGCTCTGGCCGCAGCGCTTGCCGGCCTAGTGCTGGTGCGTGGCGCTGACGCTCCGGCGCCGCAACCGGTCGGCGTCGAGGAACTCTTGGTCAGCGAGGTCGAGGGTGAGACGATTCCGACCCTGCTCGCGCCGGAAACCAATGGCGCGGTCGCCTTTGCGTCGGAGATCTTCTAATGGAACACCGATCGCGTACCAGGCTCGTAACCGCCGTGATGCTCGCGGTGGTCTTCGCGTCGGGCGTGTTGTTGGGCCTCGCGGCCGACAGCAACCTGGGCGCTGAGCCCCCCCAGATCGCCTCCGAGAACGCGGACGGCGAAGAGCGTGACGGCAAACGACGACGGCGCACAGCGATGCACGAACAGGTCGGACCCTCTGAGGACCAGAAGGTCGTCATCGACTCGATCCTAAAGGACCATCGAGCCCGGATGGACGCGCTGCACGGGGAGTTTCGTAGCGCCTACGACCCACGGTACCAGGCGCTGATTCAGGACACACGAGGTGCGATCAAGGAGGTCTTCTCGGAGGAGCAGGCCGCGGAGTATCAGGCGTTGCTCGACGACTTCGACCGGCGAAAGGTCGAGCGGAACGAGAAGGACGACCGGGACTAGATCCATGAAATCGACGAGCCGGGCTTCGGCCCGTGCCGCGGCCTGCGTGCTGGCAGGCCTTGCGGTCCTAGCGCCCCGCTCCGCCGACGCGCAGCAGACCATAAGCCTCGACGAGGCCGTCGAGCGCGCTTTGCGTCGCAGCCCGCAGATGCTGCAGCAGGACCAGGCGGTGGACAACGCCGCGCTGGCGGAGCGCTCGGCGTGGGGCGCTTTCTTGCCCAACCTGAGCATGAGCACCAGTGGCTCTCTGCGCAGCGCCAACATTCTCGACCCGAATACCGGGCAGATCGTGCCTGGCAGCTCGGACTCGTACTCGGCTGGGCTTTCGGGCCGCGTCGATATCTTTCGGGGCGGTAGCCGGTTCGTGGAGCTCGACCGAGCGGACGCGGACATGCAGGCCGCGGTAGCGCGCCGGGAGAGCCAGCGATTCTCTGTCGCGCTGCAGACCAAGAACTTCTTCTTTGCCGCGCTGCGACAGGCGGACCTGCTCGAGGTTTCTCAGCGGCGTGTCGAACAGGCGCAGCAAAACCTGGAAATCGTGAGGGTCCGTTCGCAGGTGGGTCGTGCTACGATCTCCGATTCCCTCAGGGCGCGCTTGGACGTCGTGAACGCCCGCCAGGCCGTGCTCCAGGGTGAGACTGCTTTACGCGCGGCGCGGTTCTCGCTCGGGCGGCAGATCGGTGAGTCCGCGCCTGTGGTCCCGGCCCGCCCTGCTGATATGGAGCCTTCGGAGCTACCGCTGAGCGAGGCGGAGATCATGCAGTTGGCCGAAGCCGCGTCGCCGACGGTGGTCGCTTCCGCATACGCGACCCGAGCCGCCGCTGCTTCGGTACGGTCGGCGCAGACCGGATACCTGCCGTCGCTGTCGCTGTCCAGCGGATACAACTGGAACAACCAGGAGCGTTCGTTCAACGGCGGTCGCACGAGCTGGAATCTGGGCTTGAGCCTCTCCTACCCCATCTTTAACAACTTCCAGCGGGAATCATCCATTAGCCGGGCGCAGTTCTCGCAGCGGGTCGCACGGCTGCAGGAGGACGACTCCCGACTTGCCGCGCGACAGGAAGCGGACGCCGCACTTTACAACCTACGCACCGCGGAGCGGGCCATCGAGATTGCTCAGGAGGCGGAGCTCGTAGCAGGAGAGGACCTCAGAGTGATCCGCGAACGGTATGCCGTGGGTGTGGCGACCATCCTCGACGTCCTGATCAGCCAGAACGCGGCCGATCAAGCCAGCGTCGATATCGTCACGTCACGATACGACTATGTGCTGGCCCGAGCCGAGCTCGAGTCGATTCTGGGGAGGGTGTTGTGAGCGAGCTGATTATCAAGACAGAGGGTCTGACGAAGGACTACGTGCTCGGCGCGGAAACGGTGCGTGCGGTGCGGGGCGTGGACCTCGAGATCTATGCGGGAGAGTTCGTCTCCGTCATGGGGCCGTCGGGCAGTGGCAAGTCCACGTTGATGAACATGATCGGGTGCCTCGATACGCCCACCAAGGGCAAGTACTGGCTGAGCGGCCAACTCGTCAGTGAGCTCACAGACGACCAGCTGGCGCGGGTGCGGAATCAAAGGATCGGCTTCGTCTTTCAGACCTTCAACCTGCTGCCACGCGCCACGGCGCTGCACAACGTCGAGTTGCCGCTCATCTACGCAGGCATGAGGGGCAAGGAGCGCAGGGAGCGCGCCGCCGAAAAGCTGGAGCTGGTTGGGCTCGGTGATCGCATGCGTCACAAGCCTCCCGAGCTGTCCGGCGGTCAGCGTCAGCGTGTGGCCGTCGCGCGCGCGCTTGTGAACGACCCGGACCTTTTGCTCGCGGACGAGCCGACGGGCAACCTGG
This portion of the Gemmatimonadota bacterium genome encodes:
- a CDS encoding TolC family protein, with amino-acid sequence MKSTSRASARAAACVLAGLAVLAPRSADAQQTISLDEAVERALRRSPQMLQQDQAVDNAALAERSAWGAFLPNLSMSTSGSLRSANILDPNTGQIVPGSSDSYSAGLSGRVDIFRGGSRFVELDRADADMQAAVARRESQRFSVALQTKNFFFAALRQADLLEVSQRRVEQAQQNLEIVRVRSQVGRATISDSLRARLDVVNARQAVLQGETALRAARFSLGRQIGESAPVVPARPADMEPSELPLSEAEIMQLAEAASPTVVASAYATRAAAASVRSAQTGYLPSLSLSSGYNWNNQERSFNGGRTSWNLGLSLSYPIFNNFQRESSISRAQFSQRVARLQEDDSRLAARQEADAALYNLRTAERAIEIAQEAELVAGEDLRVIRERYAVGVATILDVLISQNAADQASVDIVTSRYDYVLARAELESILGRVL
- a CDS encoding ABC transporter ATP-binding protein, with the translated sequence MIKTEGLTKDYVLGAETVRAVRGVDLEIYAGEFVSVMGPSGSGKSTLMNMIGCLDTPTKGKYWLSGQLVSELTDDQLARVRNQRIGFVFQTFNLLPRATALHNVELPLIYAGMRGKERRERAAEKLELVGLGDRMRHKPPELSGGQRQRVAVARALVNDPDLLLADEPTGNLDSVTSGAIMRQLAELNEQGQTIVLVTHEHDIAEYSKRQIHLKDGLIEQDFLKERAGATV
- a CDS encoding sigma-70 family RNA polymerase sigma factor, coding for MSLERSDIPTDGDLVHRARRGDEFAFGQLVERYQRASYAVALSVTGRHEDAEDAAQESFLVALQRLDECRSPERFAGWLMTIVRNRSRNLVRRESLRHTDQVPPGTRSLVPMPDRVAETSELRGMLKEALAALPEIQRQIVLLHDLEGWKHREIADRLELPSGTVRSHLHFARKALRVSLGRTPAGPDLQRKAL